A window from Candidatus Eisenbacteria bacterium encodes these proteins:
- a CDS encoding FmdB family zinc ribbon protein, giving the protein MPTYEYECQKCGHRFEVFQKMTDPPKSRCPKCRGKVRRLIGTGAGIVFKGSGFYITDYRSKSYKEQQKKESGGSAPAKDEGSKKSEPKPEPKPSPSKDSSS; this is encoded by the coding sequence ATGCCGACCTACGAGTACGAATGCCAGAAGTGCGGACACCGATTCGAGGTCTTCCAGAAGATGACCGACCCGCCCAAGAGCCGCTGTCCGAAGTGCCGCGGCAAGGTGCGAAGGCTCATCGGCACCGGCGCGGGGATCGTCTTCAAGGGGAGCGGCTTCTACATCACGGATTACCGCTCGAAATCCTACAAGGAGCAGCAGAAGAAGGAGTCCGGCGGGTCGGCTCCAGCGAAGGATGAGGGTTCGAAGAAGTCGGAACCGAAGCCCGAACCGAAGCCGTCGCCCTCGAAGGACTCGTCCTCGTAA
- a CDS encoding isocitrate/isopropylmalate dehydrogenase family protein: protein MAYRVTLIPGDGTGPELAQATRRVLESTGIAFEWDIQHAGTEVYEREGTPLPERVLASLRKNKVGLKGPITTPVGSGFRSVNVALRKELDLYACERPCKSYPGVRSRYENIDLVIIRENTEDLYAGIEFPVGSHGATALRDLVRVEANREIKEDSGISIKPISVSGTERIVRHAFEYARKLGRRSVTAVHKANIMKNTDGLFLETARRVAEEYPAIGFQDRIVDNMCMQLVQVPEDYDVLVLPNLYGDIISDLAAGLVGGLGVAPGANIGDGVALFEPTHGSAPKYTGKDKVNPLAMILSGMLMLRYLGEREAADRLERAIARVVREKKRVTYDMKERRDDPSAVGTQAAADAVIEAMAIEAVA from the coding sequence ATGGCTTACCGCGTGACCTTGATTCCGGGCGACGGCACCGGCCCGGAGCTGGCGCAGGCGACTCGCCGGGTGCTGGAGTCCACCGGCATCGCGTTCGAGTGGGACATCCAGCACGCAGGGACGGAGGTCTACGAGCGCGAGGGGACGCCCCTCCCCGAGCGCGTGCTCGCCTCCCTCCGGAAGAACAAGGTCGGTCTCAAGGGGCCGATCACGACGCCGGTCGGGTCGGGCTTCCGCAGCGTGAACGTGGCGCTCCGGAAGGAGCTCGACCTCTACGCGTGCGAGCGTCCGTGCAAGTCCTATCCGGGCGTTCGCTCCCGCTACGAGAACATCGATCTCGTCATCATCCGGGAGAACACGGAGGACCTCTACGCGGGGATCGAGTTCCCCGTCGGGTCGCACGGAGCGACCGCGCTCCGCGACCTGGTGCGCGTCGAGGCCAATCGCGAGATCAAGGAGGATTCCGGGATCTCGATCAAGCCGATCAGCGTGTCGGGGACCGAGCGGATCGTGCGCCACGCGTTCGAGTACGCGCGGAAGCTCGGCCGCCGCTCGGTGACGGCGGTGCACAAGGCGAACATCATGAAGAACACGGACGGCCTCTTCCTCGAGACCGCGCGCCGCGTCGCGGAGGAGTACCCGGCGATCGGGTTCCAGGACCGGATCGTGGACAACATGTGCATGCAGCTGGTCCAGGTCCCCGAGGACTATGACGTGCTCGTGCTCCCGAACCTCTACGGCGACATCATCTCCGACCTCGCCGCGGGGCTCGTGGGCGGGCTCGGCGTCGCGCCCGGCGCCAACATCGGCGACGGCGTCGCGCTCTTCGAGCCGACGCACGGGAGCGCTCCGAAGTACACGGGGAAGGACAAGGTGAACCCGCTCGCGATGATCCTGAGCGGGATGCTGATGCTGCGGTATCTCGGAGAGCGGGAGGCCGCGGACCGGCTGGAGCGCGCGATCGCGAGAGTCGTGCGCGAGAAGAAGCGCGTCACGTACGACATGAAGGAGCGGCGGGACGATCCCTCGGCCGTGGGCACGCAGGCGGCCGCGGACGCGGTGATCGAGGCCATGGCGATCGAAGCGGTCGCGTAG
- the obgE gene encoding GTPase ObgE, which yields MLADRASIHVVAGRGGNGCVSFRREKYVPKGGPDGGDGGSGGSVILFVNPHLRTLLDFQSRTHFRAPSGAHGSGNQKFGRGGADLRVAVPQGTVVMDEETGEVLADMVGPDATFVAARGGRGGRGNAKFATPTHQAPREAEPGREGEERRLRLELRLIADVGLVGFPNVGKSTLLSRLSAARPKIADYPFTTLEPHLGLVRVRDEQSFVMADLPGLIEGAHQGKGLGHEFLRHVWRTRVLLVLIDSMSAEPERDVEVLRHELRSYHEDLTRKPTIVAMSRSDLVGGGSMPDPPFALHGAGWGGAVSGVTGEGTKELLDRIWTMLESERPEDSETRGRDGDPVPGTKE from the coding sequence GTGCTCGCCGATCGTGCGTCCATCCACGTCGTGGCCGGACGCGGCGGCAACGGCTGCGTGAGCTTCCGCCGCGAGAAGTACGTCCCGAAGGGAGGGCCCGACGGAGGCGATGGAGGGAGCGGGGGAAGCGTGATCCTGTTCGTGAATCCCCACCTTCGCACGCTGCTCGACTTCCAGTCGCGCACCCATTTTCGCGCGCCGTCCGGCGCGCACGGCTCCGGGAACCAGAAGTTCGGCAGAGGCGGCGCGGATCTGAGGGTCGCCGTGCCCCAGGGCACCGTGGTGATGGATGAAGAGACGGGGGAGGTGCTCGCGGACATGGTCGGACCGGACGCCACGTTCGTGGCCGCGCGCGGCGGCCGCGGAGGCCGGGGGAACGCGAAGTTCGCGACCCCCACGCACCAGGCGCCGCGCGAAGCCGAGCCGGGGCGCGAGGGCGAGGAGCGGAGGCTGCGCCTCGAGCTCCGACTCATCGCGGACGTCGGTCTCGTGGGGTTCCCGAACGTCGGGAAATCGACGCTCCTCTCCCGCCTCAGCGCGGCGCGCCCCAAGATCGCCGACTACCCGTTCACCACGCTCGAGCCCCATCTCGGTCTGGTTCGCGTGCGCGACGAGCAGAGCTTCGTCATGGCGGATCTGCCGGGTCTCATCGAGGGAGCCCATCAGGGCAAAGGGCTCGGCCACGAGTTCCTGCGGCACGTGTGGCGCACGCGAGTCCTGCTCGTCCTGATCGACAGCATGTCCGCGGAGCCGGAGCGGGACGTCGAGGTCCTGCGCCACGAGCTCCGCTCGTATCACGAGGACCTGACGAGGAAGCCGACGATCGTCGCCATGAGCCGGAGCGATCTCGTCGGAGGAGGATCGATGCCGGACCCCCCGTTCGCGCTGCACGGCGCCGGGTGGGGCGGGGCCGTCTCCGGGGTGACCGGAGAGGGAACGAAGGAATTGCTGGACCGGATCTGGACGATGCTCGAGTCGGAGCGGCCGGAGGACTCCGAGACGCGCGGGAGGGACGGCGATCCCGTCCCAGGGACCAAGGAGTGA